The following coding sequences are from one Bacteroidales bacterium window:
- a CDS encoding phosphomannomutase/phosphoglucomutase — protein MDAFKAYDIRGIYNTDFNKDDVYKIGFYLPALLKTSRILVGRDVRTSSPEIFETLAAGITDAGADVYDLGLATTPYVYWATAKYSFQASVQITASHNAKEYNGLKISKENALPVGYDTGLKELERYVQQDLSSRQHHKGKIISFSKHKEYIDFLKPFVPDINNLNISIDCSNGMASLFIKELLGEKPHYLFFVPDGTFPNHEANPLEPENVVSLKKDVIALKNDLGVIFDGDADRVMFVDEKGQFISPDLIIAVIAHYFAKREKGVVLQDIRSSKAVGEYISKLGYSIAMWRVGRAYAAPKLKEINGLFGGEYAGHYYFRDFFYSDSGILACMIVLDVLSHMKDNGVTFSQLIRNISAYHSSGELNYTIKQKKDAMDALLKHFTENEKPLTFYDFDGYRADFRHWWFNVRPSNTEPYLRFIAEADNKELLKSIIEKTNAILKPYSI, from the coding sequence ATGGACGCTTTCAAGGCATACGACATCAGGGGTATATACAATACAGATTTCAATAAGGATGATGTTTACAAAATTGGTTTTTATCTTCCGGCATTACTAAAAACTTCAAGGATACTTGTTGGACGTGATGTGAGAACTTCTTCTCCGGAGATTTTTGAAACTCTGGCCGCAGGTATTACAGATGCCGGTGCCGATGTATATGACCTTGGATTGGCTACAACGCCCTATGTTTATTGGGCAACAGCAAAATATAGTTTTCAGGCTTCCGTGCAGATTACAGCCTCTCACAATGCTAAAGAATACAATGGCCTGAAGATTTCCAAAGAAAATGCACTTCCTGTTGGCTATGATACAGGATTGAAAGAATTGGAAAGGTATGTTCAGCAAGATTTATCCTCAAGGCAGCACCACAAAGGGAAAATTATTTCTTTCAGCAAGCATAAAGAGTATATTGATTTTTTGAAACCATTTGTGCCGGATATCAACAACCTTAATATAAGCATAGATTGTTCAAACGGCATGGCTTCCTTATTTATTAAAGAACTTCTTGGTGAGAAGCCTCACTATCTCTTTTTTGTACCTGACGGCACTTTTCCAAACCATGAAGCCAATCCACTAGAACCAGAAAACGTTGTTTCACTAAAAAAAGATGTGATAGCCCTTAAAAATGACCTGGGTGTAATATTTGATGGCGATGCCGACAGGGTAATGTTTGTGGATGAGAAAGGGCAGTTTATTTCTCCCGACCTTATTATTGCTGTAATAGCACATTATTTTGCTAAAAGAGAAAAAGGTGTGGTGCTGCAGGATATACGCAGTTCAAAAGCTGTCGGAGAATATATTTCCAAACTGGGATATAGCATTGCTATGTGGCGCGTCGGTCGTGCTTATGCTGCCCCGAAGCTGAAAGAGATAAATGGACTTTTTGGCGGAGAGTATGCAGGGCATTATTATTTCCGGGATTTTTTTTATTCAGATTCCGGCATACTCGCATGTATGATAGTATTGGATGTGCTTTCGCATATGAAAGATAATGGAGTGACTTTTTCTCAACTGATTAGAAATATTTCTGCTTACCATAGCTCCGGAGAATTGAATTATACAATTAAACAGAAAAAAGATGCTATGGATGCTCTGCTGAAGCATTTTACAGAAAATGAAAAACCACTGACATTTTATGACTTTGACGGATACCGTGCTGATTTCAGACACTGGTGGTTTAATGTGCGTCCATCCAACACAGAGCCTTATCTGAGATTTATTGCTGAAGCCGATAATAAGGAATTGCTCAAAAGTATAATTGAGAAAACAAATGCCATACTAAAACCTTATAGCATCTGA
- a CDS encoding lysophospholipase, with protein sequence MKKFLFAVLVLLVFSSAYALKPSRTYTAKPGDFGLDYEEVSILTSDNLTLKGWLYKPQQQSFKMVILSGSGDGNMADLIEIASNFVTLGYYVLTYDYRGYGESEDFTINNNFYIYAQFEKDLNAAIDYVRKYHSKMKRVNLWGKEMGAGLSIGVGCNRKDIWQIIADSPYSTLEGIKKNLKDFANIDVLLPLGYNKYMLEPYYALESFGTSIYNVLLIAGELEPVYSVTEVKNLGKVQKNRTTTFIVKGANVSETFTKDKNKYFENIRSFLKDPN encoded by the coding sequence ATGAAAAAGTTTCTTTTTGCAGTTTTAGTTTTATTGGTTTTTTCATCTGCTTATGCCTTGAAGCCTTCACGTACATATACGGCAAAGCCTGGCGATTTCGGTTTGGATTACGAAGAGGTTTCCATACTCACTTCTGACAACCTCACACTGAAAGGATGGTTGTACAAACCTCAGCAACAATCATTTAAGATGGTTATTTTAAGTGGCAGCGGTGATGGCAATATGGCGGATTTGATTGAAATAGCAAGCAATTTTGTAACATTGGGTTATTACGTGCTAACATATGATTACCGTGGCTATGGTGAGAGCGAAGATTTTACAATTAACAATAATTTCTATATCTATGCTCAATTTGAAAAAGACCTGAATGCAGCTATTGATTACGTAAGAAAATATCATTCAAAGATGAAAAGAGTGAACCTGTGGGGTAAAGAAATGGGAGCCGGGCTTTCCATTGGTGTAGGGTGTAACCGCAAGGATATCTGGCAGATTATTGCGGATTCGCCATATTCTACACTGGAAGGTATCAAAAAGAACCTGAAAGATTTTGCGAATATTGACGTGCTGTTGCCATTAGGTTATAACAAATACATGCTCGAACCTTATTATGCCCTTGAGTCTTTCGGAACATCCATTTACAACGTACTTCTTATTGCAGGGGAGCTGGAACCGGTTTATTCGGTTACTGAAGTTAAAAACCTGGGCAAAGTTCAGAAAAACCGCACCACAACATTCATCGTCAAAGGAGCTAATGTTTCTGAAACATTTACTAAAGACAAAAACAAATATTTTGAAAACATAAGGTCTTTTCTCAAAGACCCTAACTAA